In a single window of the Nymphalis io chromosome 20, ilAglIoxx1.1, whole genome shotgun sequence genome:
- the LOC126776410 gene encoding microtubule-associated protein Jupiter isoform X4, translating into MSSTLIFVGLPEDSKSSITKVPNAPKSCIGEIFSADGTDGGSPVKNGSNRSRHVRDTPTRPRDTHSRLFGQAANNSGNAPMITDTIRSHIQFGDSEMNGSPAHSPKINGSANSTPSRVSYTPPKRNPVTGDGVVLPPPRRRHPAASLREGNPITGDGYKSLNGQINTVTSINGNSNILHNRVPPGGFSSGLW; encoded by the exons AGTTCCAAATGCTCCCAAGAGCTGCATCGGCGAGATCTTCAGCGCCGATGGCACAGACGGTGGCAGTCCCGTGAAAAACGGTTCAAACCGCTCGCGCCACGTTAGGGACACGCCCACCCGTCCGAGAGACACACACTCAAGGCTTTTTGGACAA GCAGCCAACAACTCAGGAAACGCGCCAATGATAACTGATACAATTCGGAGCCACATCCAGTTCGGTGATAGCGAAATGAATGGCAGTCCCGCGCATTCGCCCAAGATCAACGGTAGCGCGAACTCCACGCCCAGCCGAG TATCATACACGCCACCGAAGAGGAATCCGGTGACAGGTGATGGAGTGGTCTTGCCGCCTCCGCGTCGCCGACATCCGGCTGCCAGCCTGCGAG AAGGCAACCCCATCACTGGCGACGGCTACAAGTCTCTGAACGGTCAAATCAATACAGTGACGTCGATAAACGGTAACAGCAACATTCTTCACAATCGCGTTCCTCCCGGCGGTTTTTCTTCAGGACTCTGGTAG
- the LOC126776427 gene encoding D-aminoacyl-tRNA deacylase 1 isoform X2 yields MQMLPVNKLINGEVVSSIGQGACILIGICNNDNSKDMEYMARKILSIKLFDDENEKKWKKSIVDNDFEILCVSQFTLYNTWKGNKPDFHNAMPSEKSKEFYDKFIELLRNSYKPEKIKDGVFGAYMQVALQNDGPVTLEIESPMQVEKGIKKTNPLKTTEVEDNADR; encoded by the exons ATGCAAATGTTACCGGTGAATAAATTAA TAAATGGAGAAGTTGTTAGCAGTATAGGTCAAGGAGCTTGCATACTTATTGGTATTTGTAACAACGATAATTCAAAAGATATGGAATATAT GGCTCgcaaaatattaagcattaagCTGTTTGATGATGAAAATGAGAAAAAATGGAAGAAAAGCATTGTTGATaatgattttgaaattttatgtgTTAGTCAATTTACCTTATACAACACGTGGAAG GGCAATAAACCAGATTTTCACAATGCTATGCCTTCAGAAAAATCCAAGGAGTTTTATGacaaatttattgaattattaagaaACAGTTACAAACCAGAAAAAATTAAAG ATGGTGTTTTCGGTGCCTACATGCAAGTAGCTTTACAAAATGACGGACCAGTCACATTAGAAATTGAATCACCAATGCAGGTTGaaaaaggaattaaaaaaaCCAACCCACTAAAAACTACTGAAGTAGAGGATAATGCtgatagataa
- the LOC126776427 gene encoding D-aminoacyl-tRNA deacylase 1 isoform X1, with translation MKAIIQRVMNANVTVNGEVVSSIGQGACILIGICNNDNSKDMEYMARKILSIKLFDDENEKKWKKSIVDNDFEILCVSQFTLYNTWKGNKPDFHNAMPSEKSKEFYDKFIELLRNSYKPEKIKDGVFGAYMQVALQNDGPVTLEIESPMQVEKGIKKTNPLKTTEVEDNADR, from the exons atgaaAGCAATAATTCAACGTGTAATGAATGCAAATGTTACCG TAAATGGAGAAGTTGTTAGCAGTATAGGTCAAGGAGCTTGCATACTTATTGGTATTTGTAACAACGATAATTCAAAAGATATGGAATATAT GGCTCgcaaaatattaagcattaagCTGTTTGATGATGAAAATGAGAAAAAATGGAAGAAAAGCATTGTTGATaatgattttgaaattttatgtgTTAGTCAATTTACCTTATACAACACGTGGAAG GGCAATAAACCAGATTTTCACAATGCTATGCCTTCAGAAAAATCCAAGGAGTTTTATGacaaatttattgaattattaagaaACAGTTACAAACCAGAAAAAATTAAAG ATGGTGTTTTCGGTGCCTACATGCAAGTAGCTTTACAAAATGACGGACCAGTCACATTAGAAATTGAATCACCAATGCAGGTTGaaaaaggaattaaaaaaaCCAACCCACTAAAAACTACTGAAGTAGAGGATAATGCtgatagataa
- the LOC126776439 gene encoding uncharacterized protein LOC126776439, translating to MCEKRIRKIKRGSQIARLREARRLQRLQWIPTPPPIEEVAPPPQQPTVDKAAQNRVILELAWKTIALMQKNRLIQQKIVALQKETSEFVAAVMSNPENKKRYLEHVRLYTAGLITLTPPTDARNKPLKLEPKV from the exons ATGTGTGAAAAAAggataaggaaaataaaaagag gTTCTCAAATAGCCCGTCTGCGTGAAGCAAGACGCCTACAGAGGCTACAATGGATCCCTACACCACCACCAATTGAAGAGGTTGCACCTCCACCTCAGCAGCCGACAGTAGATAAGGCCGCTCAAAATAGAGTCATACTTGAGTTAGCATGGAAAACAATCGCTCTCATGCAGAAAAACAGGCTCATACAACAAAAGATCGTTGCTCTACAAAAAGAAACTTCTGAATTCGTTGCTGCTGTCATGAGCAACCCTGAAAATAAAAAGCGTTATTTGGAACATGTTCGTCTTTACACCGCTGGTCTCATCACCTTAACACCTCCGACGGATGCCCGAAATAAGCCCTTAAAATTAGAACCCAAagtctaa